The Kluyvera intermedia genome window below encodes:
- a CDS encoding YciN family protein, with translation MSNNSQPIDRQTLLVEANRLIREHEDTLAGIEATGVEQRNGVLVFSGEYYLDEQGLPTPKSTAVFNMFKYLAHQLSEKYHLVD, from the coding sequence ATGTCAAATAATAGCCAACCTATCGATCGTCAGACACTGCTTGTTGAAGCAAACCGACTCATTCGTGAGCATGAAGATACTTTAGCGGGAATTGAAGCCACTGGCGTAGAACAGCGCAATGGCGTGCTGGTTTTCAGCGGCGAATATTACCTTGATGAACAAGGCCTGCCGACGCCGAAAAGCACGGCGGTATTTAATATGTTCAAGTATCTCGCCCACCAGCTGTCTGAAAAATATCACCTGGTTGACTGA
- the topA gene encoding type I DNA topoisomerase produces the protein MGKALVIVESPAKAKTINKYLGNDYVVKSSVGHIRDLPTSGSAAKKSADSTSTKTAKKPKKDERGALVNRMGIDPWHDWTAHYEVLPGKEKVVSELKQLAEKADHIYLATDLDREGEAIAWHLREVIGGDESRYSRVVFNEITKNAIQQAFEKPGELNIDRVNAQQARRFMDRVVGYMVSPLLWKKIARGLSAGRVQSVAVRLVVEREREIKAFVPEEFWEVNANTTTPGGDALALQVTHKADKPFRPVNRDETMAAVSVLEKAGYSVLEREDKPTSSKPGAPFITSTLQQAASTRLSFGVKKTMMMAQRLYEAGYITYMRTDSTNLSQDAVNMVRDYIGDNFGKKYLPENANQYASKENSQEAHEAIRPSDVNVVAESLKDMEADAQKLYQLIWRQFVACQMTPAQYDSTTLTVKAGDFKLKARGRTLRFDGWTKVMPALRKGDEDRVLPVVKQGDSLTLVELMPAQHFTKPPARFSEASLVKELEKRGIGRPSTYASIISTIQDRGYVRTENRRFYAEKMGEIVTDRLEENFRELMNYDFTAQMEDHLDRVANHEAEWKKVLDLFFGDFTKQLETAEKAPEEGGMQPNQMVLTSIDCPTCGRKMGIRTASTGVFLGCSGYALTPKERCKTTINLVPENEVLNVLEGDDAETNALRAKRRCQKCGTAMDSYLIDPKRKLHVCGNNPTCDGYEIEEGEFRIKGYDGPIVECEKCGSEMHLKMGRFGKYMACTNEECKNTRKILRSGEVAPPKEDPVPLPELPCEKSDAYFVLRDGAAGVFLAANTFPKSRETRAPLVEELYRFRDRLPEKLRYLADAPQQDPAGNKTMVRFSRKTKQQYVSSEKDGKATGWSAFFVDGKWVEAKK, from the coding sequence ATGGGTAAAGCTCTCGTTATCGTTGAGTCCCCGGCAAAAGCCAAAACGATCAATAAGTATCTGGGTAATGACTACGTGGTTAAGTCCAGCGTCGGTCATATCCGCGATTTGCCGACAAGTGGCTCAGCTGCCAAAAAGAGCGCTGACTCTACCTCCACCAAAACGGCCAAAAAGCCTAAAAAGGATGAACGAGGCGCGCTAGTTAACCGCATGGGTATCGACCCATGGCATGACTGGACTGCACATTACGAAGTGCTGCCGGGTAAAGAAAAGGTTGTTTCGGAACTTAAACAGCTGGCGGAAAAAGCCGACCACATCTATCTCGCAACTGACCTTGACCGCGAAGGGGAGGCCATTGCATGGCACCTGCGGGAAGTGATCGGTGGTGATGAGTCTCGCTATAGCCGCGTGGTGTTTAACGAAATAACCAAGAATGCAATTCAGCAGGCTTTTGAGAAGCCGGGTGAACTGAATATTGACCGTGTAAACGCTCAGCAGGCGCGTCGCTTTATGGACCGCGTAGTGGGTTACATGGTTTCTCCACTGTTGTGGAAAAAAATTGCCCGCGGTTTATCCGCAGGCCGCGTGCAGTCTGTGGCTGTTCGTTTGGTGGTTGAGCGTGAGCGCGAAATTAAAGCGTTTGTTCCAGAAGAGTTCTGGGAAGTGAACGCGAACACCACCACTCCGGGCGGTGACGCCCTGGCGTTGCAGGTAACGCATAAAGCTGACAAGCCGTTCCGTCCGGTTAATCGTGATGAAACCATGGCAGCCGTCAGCGTGCTGGAAAAAGCCGGTTACAGCGTTCTTGAACGCGAAGACAAGCCAACCAGCAGCAAGCCTGGCGCACCATTTATTACCTCCACTTTGCAACAGGCGGCCAGTACGCGTCTAAGCTTTGGGGTGAAGAAAACCATGATGATGGCGCAGCGCTTATATGAAGCGGGCTACATCACCTACATGCGTACCGACTCCACTAACCTGAGTCAGGACGCAGTGAACATGGTTCGCGATTACATTGGCGACAACTTCGGTAAGAAGTATCTGCCGGAAAACGCTAATCAGTACGCCAGCAAAGAAAACTCACAGGAAGCGCACGAAGCGATTCGTCCTTCTGACGTGAATGTGGTGGCTGAGTCGTTAAAAGATATGGAAGCGGATGCGCAGAAACTGTATCAGCTGATTTGGCGCCAGTTTGTCGCCTGTCAGATGACACCAGCGCAGTATGATTCCACCACCTTGACCGTCAAAGCCGGCGATTTCAAACTTAAAGCGCGCGGTCGTACCCTGCGTTTTGACGGCTGGACTAAGGTGATGCCAGCGCTGCGTAAAGGCGATGAAGACCGTGTTCTGCCGGTGGTTAAACAGGGCGATAGCTTGACCCTGGTTGAACTGATGCCAGCACAGCACTTTACCAAACCGCCTGCGCGTTTTAGCGAAGCCTCTTTGGTTAAAGAGTTGGAAAAACGCGGTATTGGCCGTCCGTCCACCTATGCGTCGATCATCTCGACCATTCAGGACAGGGGCTATGTACGTACGGAAAACCGTCGCTTCTATGCTGAAAAAATGGGTGAGATCGTAACCGATCGTCTGGAAGAGAACTTCCGCGAGCTGATGAACTACGATTTCACCGCGCAGATGGAAGATCATCTCGACCGCGTGGCGAATCATGAAGCCGAGTGGAAGAAGGTTCTGGATCTGTTCTTTGGTGATTTCACCAAGCAGCTGGAAACCGCAGAAAAAGCGCCAGAAGAAGGCGGCATGCAGCCAAATCAGATGGTGCTGACCAGCATCGACTGTCCAACCTGCGGTCGCAAAATGGGTATTCGTACCGCCAGCACCGGCGTGTTCCTCGGTTGCTCCGGCTATGCTCTGACCCCGAAAGAACGTTGCAAAACCACCATTAACCTGGTGCCGGAAAACGAAGTGCTGAACGTGCTGGAAGGCGATGATGCCGAAACCAACGCGCTGCGTGCCAAACGTCGCTGCCAGAAATGTGGCACGGCAATGGACAGCTACCTCATCGATCCAAAACGTAAACTGCACGTTTGTGGTAATAACCCGACCTGCGACGGTTATGAGATCGAAGAAGGTGAGTTCCGCATCAAGGGTTATGACGGTCCTATCGTGGAATGCGAAAAATGTGGTTCTGAAATGCACCTGAAAATGGGGCGTTTTGGTAAGTACATGGCGTGTACCAACGAAGAGTGCAAGAACACCCGTAAAATCTTGCGCAGTGGTGAAGTTGCACCACCGAAGGAAGATCCGGTACCACTGCCAGAGTTGCCGTGCGAGAAATCTGACGCGTATTTCGTTCTGCGTGATGGTGCGGCTGGGGTCTTCCTCGCGGCCAACACCTTCCCGAAATCTCGCGAAACGCGTGCGCCGCTGGTAGAAGAATTGTACCGCTTCCGCGATCGTTTACCGGAAAAACTGCGCTATCTGGCCGACGCGCCACAGCAGGATCCGGCGGGTAATAAAACGATGGTGCGCTTTAGCCGTAAAACCAAACAACAGTACGTTTCCTCTGAAAAAGACGGTAAAGCAACGGGCTGGTCAGCGTTCTTTGTTGACGGTAAATGGGTTGAAGCTAAAAAATAA